Below is a genomic region from Equus caballus isolate H_3958 breed thoroughbred chromosome X, TB-T2T, whole genome shotgun sequence.
gggctggccccgtggccgagtggttaagttcgcgcgctccgctgcaggcgacccagtgtttcgttggttcgaatcctgggcgccgacatggcactgctcatcagaccacgctgaggcagcatcccacatgccacaactagaagaacccacaacgaagaatacacaactatgtacccggggggctttggggagaaaaaggaaaaaataaaatctttaaaaaaaaaaaatcgaaagCATACAGAGTTTGGTTTCCGACTACAGTGGgatcaaactagaaattaatagaaaaataacaagaaaatctccaaaggtggaaaataaacaatacaCTCCTAATTAATTCTACATAATTTCTATGTAGTAACAATGAGCATGtacaaactgaaatgaaaaacacaatatcatttataattgcttcaaagaaaatgaatacttaagaatacatttattaaacatgtacaggaataagacagaaaattatacaaattttgatgaaagaaatcaaagatctcggggctggcccggtggcatagctgttaagttcacacattttgcttctcggcggcccggggtttgccggttcggatcccgggtgcggacatggcaccgcttggcaaaaagccatgctgtggtaggcatcccacatataaagtagaggaagatgggaattgattttagctcagggccagtcttcctcaacaaaaaaagaggaggattggcagtagttagctcagggctaatcttcctcaaaaaaaaaaaaaaatcaaagatctaaataaataaataaatagacatacTGAGTTCATGAATTTGAAGACTAAGTATAGAAATGGTGTCAATTCTCCCTCAAATTGGTCTGTGAGCTTAACTATTTCTAGCAAGACTTAATGTACCcatagacaagcttattctaaaatttatatgagcAAACACAAGTCCTAGAATAGCTAAAGAAATGCTGAAAACGAAAAATAAAGTGGGATGACTCACTCTACCTGAAATGAACACATACTATAGAtgtagctacagtaatcaagacactgtAGTATCGGagaaaagataaacacatagaccAATGCAACAGAACAGAGGACAGCAAAATAGACCCATAGAAATATgctcaactgatctttgacaaagatgaaaaagaaattcagtggaggaaggataaccttttcaacaaattgtgatCTAGCAATTGGACATATAGTCAAAAACTGAACctgatgggggccagcccaatggctgAGTGGTGAAAGTTCCAcatgcttcagcagcccagttcgccagttcggatcttgggcacagacctactccactcatcagccatgctgtggcagtgtccacatacaaaatagaggaagactggcacagatgtgagctcagggctaatcttcctcggcgaaaagaggaggattggcagcagttagctcagggctaatcttcctcaaaaaaaaaaaaaaagattttcatcaTCGTTAGCtattagggaaacacaaaataaaattacaatgagctatcacgatacaactatcagaatggctaaaataaaaaatagtaataacaccaaatgctgacaaagatgcagaaaaattggATATATTCATAAATTGCTGATGGGAACATAAAATGTTACAGCCACTCTGCAAAACAATTTGGAAGAGTCTTTcaaaactaaacatgcacttACCTTTTGACACAGCAATCACACTCTTGGGCATTTACCCccaagaaatggaaatttttgtTCACACAGTAACCTGTAAACAAATATTCACAGcctaatagccaaaacctggaaacaaccctgAAGTCTTTCTCGGGTGAATGGTTACAAAACTATGGTCCAACCATAccatactactcagcaataaaaagaaagaaactattgaCACTCGACATTCCCAACaacttggatgactctccagagaatgatgctgagtgaaaaatgTCAATCCCAAAAGGTTCCatactatataatttcatttgtataacattcttgaaaagacaaaattatagaaacagacaacagattagtggttgccaggcatTAAGGAGGGAGAACCAGATGAAAGTGAGTGTGGTCAAAAAGGGGCAACATGAGGGATCTTTTTGGTGATGGAACTAttctgtatcttttttaaaaattttattttttgaggaagattagccctgagctaactgctaccaatcctccacttttcgctgaggaagactggccctgagctaacatctgtgcccatctttctctactttatatgtgggacgcctgccacagcatagtgtgccgagcggtgccatgtccacacccgggatccaggccagcgaaccctgggccgtggaagcggaatgtgcgcacttaaccgctgcaccaccgggccagccccactattctgtatcttgactgtggtagaGGATGCATGAACCTACACATATGATAAAATTGCATGgaactaatacacacacacacaagatcaAATAAATTGGGGAAATCTGAACAAGATAGATGGATTGCATCGATATCCTGATTTTAATACTGTactatagtttttttaaattaaaaaaattttttttttattattttttattttttcctttttcttcccaaagccccccggtacatagttgtatattcctcattgtgggtccttcttgttgcggcatgtgggatgccaccctgcagcggagcgcgcgaacttaaccactcggccacggggccagctcctacTATAGTTTTGAAAGATGCTACGCCTGTGGGAAACTGAGTAAAAGGTATATGGGGTTGctctgtattttttcttacaactgcatgtaaatctcaaaataaaaaagtttaaaaaatcaattgcagTTCTGTATACTAACAACGAACATGtagaaaccaaaattaaacaCACTTACAGCCActccaaaaaaaatgaaatagatataaccaacaaaatatgtacagggTCACTGACTGAGTACAAAGAAGTAGCCCAAAGGAGTtcttttgtggtgatgaaataTTTTTGTGCTTGATTGTAGTTGTGGTTACACAAACCCTGACATGGAATAAAATTGCTAGAGctatacatgtgcacacacacaaattaatgCAGGTTACAAAAATGCTGGCAGCTGAATTAGGCCTGTAGTCTAGTTAATGGTAATGTTCCAAtttcaatttcctggttttgatattatgCTGCATCTATAGAAAATATCACCattggggaagctgggtgaaaggcacaaggtcttttttgtactattttcgcaacttcctgtgagtctataattatttcaaaataaaatgttaaaaataaatgagatgagGACAAGGAGAAGTTTCAGAAATGAGTGGAGGAAAAAGGCTCTGGGAATGAATGAGGCTGGATCCAGCCTGGAACAAAGGGCTCCTATGTGGTTTAGGTCTCTATTTCTGTGGCCccttctttttcaaataattaattttttcattgtatTATACAAGTAATActtatagatatacatatacatagagaGTAAGAAGTATGTCTTCCTTCCTACTGCCTTCACCAGAAGTAAAGTGTGGAGTAGTTTGACATATCTGCGCTGGCATTTTTTCATGCATTCATACCCACGCATGGTTATGTTGATAAAATCATGATGCCACACAATAATCCAGTGTCTCTGAAACTCGCTTTTTTCCTTGACCATGTAGGAATGACCATTGCTCAATCCGTGTATATGAAGCTGCTGGGTTCCTTAAATAGTTATACAGAAGCCACAGAGATGTTCAGGTGTGACAGTGAACAGGCATTTTGAGAGGGTCTTAATGCTCAGCCCAGTCTTCCCTGTGAAAACTGGGATGAGTTCGTGGTAAATCTACTTCTTGCAGACAGCTTTTAAAACTCATGACTATGAGGAAGCGTGAGCGTTTCAACAGTCTTGAAAACATGATGGAGTTTCGGTTGGATTTGGCTTAGACTAACAAGTTTAGATGCAACAGTGAAAAGGCCTTTATGCCCAGGAGCAAGAAAAAGGCTATGAACCAGAGCAAATGAGACCCTGAGAAGCTCCTGTGCAGCTCGCAGGGCAAACAATGGATGAAGAGCGTTTAGAAATCACTAGGGGGGAGCAAGGAGTTCAGGACATGCCACTCCAAAGTATGCCACCTtagatattttgattattttgagctgaagccacttgaaaaacagcaaatgcagggagaggctttctctgaaatCCCCTTATCTGCCTAAAGACAGATCCTCCAGAAGGAACTTGACCGGCCTAAGTCCCTTCCTTGGAAGTTTCACCAGCCGGGGAAGATAGCCTCTTACTAGAGGAGAGGGGACTGTTAGTGCACACCACCCCAGGCAAACTGGCACAAATCACCGCGCCTTCCATCTGCTCTTCTAAGGACCCGTTCATCTTTTCTGAAAATCATTCTCTCCCCGAAATTGCCtacatcttccttcctcctccccttttaaGATTACGGTATATAAGCTTGCAAATCTCACTGCCTTTCTGAGTGTTCACTGTTTTTTCCCTGTGATGCTCCTGTGCACGTAACATTAAGAATTAATAAATGTGTAtcccttttctcctgttaatctgcctgTAGTGGGTTTATTGCACAGACCGAAGAGGGGTACTGAACCTAGGAGAGTAGAGGGAAAGTGTTTCAACCCCTACAGGTGAAAGGAAGGACAATGGGGCAATTCACGAATAAAGAAATACACATGAGCAGCAAACACACCAGAAAGGAAAAAACGCGCGTGTGGGTTTGCTGACGCTCCACAGAGTTACCAGAGAAATGAATGCGAATTAGAGAAAGCTACAACGGGTTGGCTGGCCGGGTTTTCTGCGGAGACGCGGGGGAATGGTGTGAACGGCGGAGCGCGCTGTACAGAATCAGCATGGCGGTGCAGACCCCCGGCCCTCCACTCTGCCCTAGAGCGTTCCGCTAGAGCGATCTCTGCGGGTCACCGACTTCCAAGCCGCTCAGGCCCTGGGCTCCGCTCGCGGGAACCCGGGAGGGGACGGCCTCATGGGTGGGGCTTGCCGTGGGCGTGGCCGTGGGCGGGGCTGTGTCGGCGGCGGCTCTGCGGCGCCCGGCAAGGGGCGGGGCTCCGCTGGGGGCGGGGCTCCGCCGGCGGCCTCCGCTTAGGGAGCCGGCGAGGGGGCGGAGCCGTCCCTGGGCCGCGGAGGAGGGGTGGCGGCTGCGGCGCTGGCTGTGGCCCGAGCCCAGCCGGGGAGCTGGAGGCTgagggcgggccggggcgggTCGCTCTAGACCTCGCGTCCACCTGCCCGCCCGCTCGCGCTCCGGCCGGTCGGCGGGGCCTGCCCGGGCCCGGGCCCATGGCGGCGTCGGTGGCTCTgaccgcggcggcggcggcggcggccctgTCGGGCCTGGCGGTGCGGCTGTCGCGCTCGGTGGCGGCCCGAGGCTCCTATGGCGCCTTCTGCAAGGGGCTCACGCGCACGCTGCTCACCTTCTTCGACCTGGCCTGGCGGCTGCGCATGAACTTCCCCTACTTCTACGTCGTGGCCTCCGTGATGCTCAACGTCCGCCTGCAGGTGCGGATCGAGTGAGCGCCCGCGGCCACAGCGGCCCGGCCCGACCCCCTACCGCCACCGACCCCCTGCGCCAGACCCCGACCCCTAGCCACCGACCCCCTGCGCCAGACCCGAGCTCCAGCCTGGGCCGTCACCAGCCCACACGCGTCGCGGCCGATGACAGATTGCACAGAAACTCCCAAGACGGGCCCTTTCGGTCGGGCTCGAGAAAATTATTTGAGTGCAGCCAACCTGTTGCCTCACATTGGCCGAGGGGGGAGGGGACCAGAAAGAAGCAATTCTGCAGCAGGAGCTCGACTCAGCTGGCCCTGACCACCAAGGTAGGTGACCAGAGGTTGGACTGGCGGGCTGGAGGGAGGCGGTTGCCATGACATCTAGATGTCCAAGTCCCTTGGGGGTTTGGGGGAAGGGACCCCAGGAAGC
It encodes:
- the SMIM10L2A gene encoding small integral membrane protein 10-like protein 2A, whose amino-acid sequence is MAASVALTAAAAAAALSGLAVRLSRSVAARGSYGAFCKGLTRTLLTFFDLAWRLRMNFPYFYVVASVMLNVRLQVRIE